A genomic region of Mycobacteriales bacterium contains the following coding sequences:
- a CDS encoding GAF domain-containing protein: MERTLLDAVLAVGSALDLQVVLRRIVEAAMELSDAEYGALGVVGDWGGLSQFLAVGIDDETRARIGPLPHGEGILGELIRHPVPLRLVDLSAHPATYGFPAHHPPMHSFLGVPVRVRDEVFGNLYLTEKRGGRAFDEGDEAVVLTLATAAGVAIDNARLYDEAQRRERWRAAGAEVATALLSGTEPEEVLRLVATRARVLAEASYSCIALPVAAGHLLVEVVDGPPELAGVVLSLAGTPLGAVVATGEPLLVSGDAVPQVLSACPVSSALLVPLPTVGGLLIVASAADEPGLRSTHTHELRAFASQAGLALELAQRRRDTEQVGLLEDRERIGRDLHDLVIQRLFATGMRLDGLSRLVDRPELAERLRESVDDLDTTIREIRSTIHAIQRDVTPGSPSLRARLLDVVDAGAEVIGSEPALRLSGLVDTAVGDDVAEDLLAVLREALSNVARHAKASHVEVTVKVTDQVRLEVRDDGIGPGVDSGDGSGNGLANLTARAQRHGGGCLLEERETGGAQLSWWAPLT; this comes from the coding sequence GTGGAACGCACCCTCCTCGACGCCGTCCTGGCGGTAGGCAGCGCGCTTGACCTCCAGGTGGTGCTGCGACGCATCGTCGAGGCGGCGATGGAGCTGTCCGACGCCGAGTACGGCGCCCTGGGCGTCGTGGGCGACTGGGGCGGGCTGTCGCAGTTCCTCGCGGTCGGCATCGACGACGAGACCCGCGCCCGGATCGGCCCGCTCCCCCACGGCGAGGGCATCCTCGGCGAGCTGATCCGCCACCCCGTCCCGCTGCGCCTGGTGGACCTGTCGGCCCACCCGGCCACCTACGGCTTCCCGGCCCACCACCCGCCGATGCACAGCTTCCTCGGCGTGCCCGTCCGGGTGCGCGACGAGGTCTTCGGCAACCTCTACCTCACCGAGAAGCGCGGCGGCCGGGCGTTCGACGAGGGCGACGAGGCCGTCGTGCTGACCCTCGCGACCGCCGCCGGCGTGGCGATCGACAACGCCCGGCTGTACGACGAGGCGCAGCGCCGCGAGCGCTGGCGAGCAGCGGGCGCCGAGGTCGCGACCGCGCTGCTGTCGGGCACCGAGCCGGAGGAGGTGCTGCGGCTCGTCGCGACCCGGGCTCGTGTGCTGGCGGAGGCGTCGTACTCCTGCATCGCCTTGCCCGTCGCCGCCGGTCACCTGCTCGTCGAGGTCGTCGACGGTCCACCGGAGCTCGCCGGCGTGGTCCTGTCGCTCGCGGGCACGCCGCTCGGCGCCGTGGTCGCGACCGGCGAGCCGCTGCTCGTCTCGGGCGACGCGGTCCCGCAGGTCCTGTCGGCCTGCCCGGTGTCGTCGGCCCTGCTCGTCCCGCTGCCGACCGTCGGCGGGCTGCTCATCGTGGCGTCCGCGGCCGACGAGCCAGGGCTGCGCTCCACGCACACCCACGAGCTGCGCGCGTTCGCCAGCCAAGCCGGGCTCGCCCTCGAGCTCGCGCAGCGTCGCCGCGACACCGAGCAGGTCGGCCTGCTCGAGGACCGCGAGCGGATCGGCCGCGACCTGCACGACCTGGTCATCCAGCGGCTGTTCGCGACCGGGATGCGCCTGGACGGGCTGTCCCGGCTGGTCGACCGGCCCGAGCTCGCGGAGCGGCTGCGCGAGTCCGTCGACGACCTCGACACGACGATCCGCGAGATCCGCTCGACGATCCACGCGATCCAGCGCGACGTCACGCCCGGCAGCCCCAGCCTGCGGGCCCGGCTGCTCGACGTCGTCGACGCGGGCGCCGAGGTGATCGGCTCCGAGCCGGCCCTGCGACTGTCCGGCCTGGTCGACACCGCCGTCGGTGACGACGTCGCGGAGGACCTGCTGGCTGTCCTGCGCGAGGCGCTGTCCAACGTCGCCCGCCACGCCAAGGCCAGCCACGTCGAGGTGACGGTGAAGGTCACCGACCAGGTCCGCCTCGAGGTCCGCGACGACGGCATCGGCCCCGGCGTGGACAGCGGCGACGGCTCGGGCAACGGGCTGGCGAACCTCACCGCCCGCGCCCAGCGCCACGGTGGCGGCTGCTTGCTGGAGGAGCGCGAGACCGGCGGCGCCCAGCTCAGCTGGTGGGCCCCGCTCACCTGA
- a CDS encoding DUF5615 family PIN-like protein: protein MRLLLDEMLGEALAQGLRDRGFDVEAVVTRRELVGASDDVVLAAATAEGRVVVTFNIADFVALDQQWRATDRTHAGVLLLGARAFPQDRALIGRVVAAVTALGDRDLTGSLRFLQPAPA, encoded by the coding sequence ATGAGGCTGCTGCTCGACGAGATGCTCGGCGAGGCACTCGCGCAGGGTCTGCGCGACCGGGGGTTCGACGTCGAGGCCGTGGTCACCCGGCGCGAGCTCGTCGGTGCGTCCGACGACGTGGTCCTCGCCGCAGCGACCGCCGAGGGGAGGGTCGTGGTGACCTTCAACATCGCGGACTTCGTGGCACTCGACCAGCAGTGGCGAGCCACGGACCGCACGCATGCCGGCGTCCTGCTGCTGGGTGCGCGCGCGTTCCCGCAGGACCGCGCGCTGATCGGGCGGGTGGTCGCTGCCGTCACGGCCCTCGGCGATCGCGACCTCACCGGGTCGCTGCGCTTCCTGCAGCCGGCACCTGCCTGA
- the nrdR gene encoding transcriptional regulator NrdR, with the protein MRCPFCKHADSRVVDSREANDGDAIRRRRSCPECGRRFTTVEETSLAVVKRCGVTEPFRRSKVISGVRKACQGRPVDEDALALLAEQVEATCRELGGAEVAANDVGLAILAPLKELDEVAYLRFASVYRGFESLADFEAEISALRASRPDTVDLEHETGPPGRLVPAS; encoded by the coding sequence GTGCGCTGCCCCTTCTGCAAGCACGCGGACAGCCGCGTCGTCGACAGCCGCGAGGCCAACGACGGGGACGCGATCCGGCGTAGGCGCTCGTGCCCCGAGTGCGGCCGTCGCTTCACCACGGTGGAGGAGACCTCTCTCGCGGTGGTCAAGCGCTGCGGGGTGACCGAGCCCTTCCGGCGCAGCAAGGTCATCAGCGGCGTCCGCAAGGCCTGCCAGGGCCGCCCGGTCGACGAGGACGCGCTCGCGCTGCTCGCCGAGCAGGTCGAGGCGACCTGCCGGGAGCTCGGGGGAGCGGAGGTCGCGGCCAACGACGTCGGCCTCGCGATCCTCGCCCCGCTCAAGGAGCTCGACGAGGTGGCCTACCTCCGCTTCGCGAGCGTCTACCGCGGCTTCGAGTCCCTCGCGGACTTCGAGGCCGAGATCAGCGCCCTGCGCGCCTCCCGGCCGGACACGGTCGACCTCGAGCACGAGACCGGCCCGCCCGGTCGCCTCGTCCCCGCCAGCTAG
- a CDS encoding STAS domain-containing protein — protein MTAKPSVALSASGRVATVVVTGDLDLHTVPALREALLTGTKAGPDVLHVDLVGVDFCDSTGMSVLATAAKRMGVLGGRLVVSGAQPLPYRVFALTGLTALVEVHPADAGDLSASWELEHTPD, from the coding sequence ATGACCGCGAAGCCGTCCGTGGCCCTCAGCGCCTCGGGACGGGTCGCCACCGTTGTCGTCACCGGTGACCTCGACCTGCACACCGTGCCCGCCCTGCGCGAGGCGCTGCTCACAGGCACCAAGGCCGGACCCGACGTCCTGCACGTCGACCTGGTCGGCGTCGACTTCTGCGACAGCACCGGCATGAGCGTGCTCGCGACCGCGGCCAAGCGGATGGGCGTCCTCGGAGGCCGGCTGGTCGTCTCCGGTGCGCAGCCGCTGCCCTACCGGGTCTTCGCGCTGACCGGCCTCACCGCGCTCGTCGAGGTCCACCCGGCCGACGCAGGGGACCTGTCCGCGTCGTGGGAGCTCGAGCACACCCCGGACTGA
- a CDS encoding response regulator transcription factor, protein MTIRVFLLDDHEMVRRGVTEMLEADGDVTVVGEASTAAEALARVPALKPDVAVLDVRLPDGDGVTVCRELRSKMPDLACLMLTSFADEEALLGAILAGASGYVLKQVRGSDLIGAVRTVAAGGSLLDPVTTTQVLERLRRPTEQDPLAALTDQERRILDLIGAGLTNRQIGEDLHLAEKTVKNYVSSLLSKLGLQRRTQAAVVAEQERARRDRPSAG, encoded by the coding sequence GTGACGATCCGGGTCTTCCTCCTCGACGACCACGAGATGGTGCGCCGTGGCGTCACCGAGATGCTCGAGGCGGACGGCGACGTGACCGTCGTCGGCGAGGCGTCGACCGCGGCCGAAGCCCTCGCGCGCGTCCCCGCGCTGAAGCCCGACGTGGCGGTGCTCGACGTCCGCCTGCCTGACGGCGACGGCGTCACGGTCTGCCGCGAGCTGCGCAGCAAGATGCCGGACTTGGCCTGCCTGATGCTCACGTCGTTCGCCGACGAGGAGGCGCTGCTCGGCGCGATCCTCGCGGGGGCGTCCGGCTACGTCCTCAAGCAGGTCCGCGGCTCCGACCTGATCGGCGCCGTCCGCACCGTCGCCGCCGGCGGCAGCCTGCTCGACCCCGTGACGACGACGCAGGTCCTCGAGCGGCTGCGCCGGCCGACCGAGCAGGACCCGCTGGCGGCGCTCACCGACCAGGAGCGGCGCATCCTCGACCTCATCGGCGCGGGCCTCACCAACCGCCAGATCGGCGAGGACCTGCACCTCGCGGAGAAGACCGTCAAGAACTACGTCTCGTCGCTGCTGTCCAAGCTCGGCCTCCAGCGCCGCACCCAGGCCGCAGTCGTCGCCGAGCAGGAGCGCGCCCGCCGCGACCGGCCCTCAGCCGGCTGA
- a CDS encoding vitamin B12-dependent ribonucleotide reductase translates to MTETVSGPTSATQGSNGAPKQRKQRLRLERVYTTAGSHPFDLVDWERRDVVMTNWRDGSVNFEQRGVEFPVAWSVNAANIVTTKYFRGAVGHDNREWSLKQLINRVVDKYTAAGMEHGYFATDEDAEIFDHELKHMLLHQVFSFNSPVWFNVGTTAPQQVSACFILAVDDHMDSILNWYREEGMIFKGGSGAGLNLSRIRSSKELLSSGGTASGPVSFMRGADASAGTIKSGGATRRAAKMVVLDVDHPDIEEFIETKAREEDKIRALRDAGFDMDLGGKDIVSVQYQNANNSVRVSDEFMRAVDGGKEFGLRGRLDNKVIETVDAKTLFTKMAKAAWECADPGIQYDDTINDWHTNPETGRITASNPCSEYMSLDNSSCNLASLNLMTFLREDGTFMAKEFAKSVELIITAMDISICFADFPTEPIGDTTRAYRQLGIGYANLGALLMATGHAYDSDGGRSLAAAITSLMTGTAYKRSAELAAIVGPYDGYARNADAHKRVMRKHAAANDSVRTVGADDARVLHEATKAWQECLALGEKNGYRNAQASVIAPTGTIGLMMDCDTTGLEPDLALVKFKKLVGGASMQIVNQTVPRALRALGYQEESIEAIVEHIAEHGHVIDAPGLRQEHYEVFDCAMGVRSISPMGHVKLMAAIQPFVSGALSKTVNLPAEATIEDVEEVYFQGWKMGLKALAIYRNNSKVGQPLQDKKGSEATGNSAEDDVLVATRPTRKRLPKKRRSQTISFSVAGAEGYMTAGEYEDGQVGEVFIKMSKQGSTLAGVMDAFSVSISIGLQYGVPLRAFVTKFTNMRFDPAGMTDDPDVRIAQSVMDYLFRRLALDYLPYDDRAELGIFTAEERAATVAASYGSAPAVADEDVDVEGLAQSVPVETPRAVAPVASVGSSTELMEAQQGIGADAPLCMTCGVKMRPAGSCYVCESCGSTSGCS, encoded by the coding sequence ATGACGGAGACGGTCAGCGGACCCACCAGCGCCACCCAGGGCAGCAACGGCGCCCCGAAGCAGCGCAAGCAGCGGCTGCGCCTCGAGCGCGTCTACACGACCGCCGGCAGCCACCCGTTCGACCTCGTCGACTGGGAGCGCCGCGACGTCGTCATGACCAACTGGCGTGACGGCTCGGTCAACTTCGAGCAGCGCGGTGTGGAGTTCCCCGTCGCGTGGAGCGTCAACGCCGCCAACATCGTCACCACCAAGTACTTCCGCGGCGCCGTCGGCCACGACAACCGCGAGTGGAGCCTCAAGCAGCTCATCAACCGCGTCGTCGACAAGTACACCGCGGCGGGCATGGAGCACGGCTACTTCGCGACCGACGAGGACGCGGAGATCTTCGACCACGAGCTCAAGCACATGCTGCTGCACCAGGTCTTCAGCTTCAACAGCCCCGTCTGGTTCAACGTCGGCACGACCGCCCCGCAGCAGGTCAGTGCCTGCTTCATCCTGGCCGTCGACGACCACATGGACTCGATCCTCAACTGGTACCGCGAGGAGGGGATGATCTTCAAGGGCGGCTCGGGCGCCGGCCTCAACCTCTCCCGGATCCGCTCCTCCAAGGAACTGCTGTCCAGCGGTGGCACCGCCTCCGGCCCGGTCTCCTTCATGCGCGGCGCGGACGCGTCCGCCGGCACCATCAAGTCCGGTGGCGCCACCCGCCGCGCGGCCAAGATGGTCGTCCTCGACGTCGACCACCCCGACATCGAGGAGTTCATCGAGACCAAGGCGCGCGAGGAGGACAAGATCCGCGCGCTGCGTGACGCCGGCTTCGACATGGACCTCGGCGGCAAGGACATCGTCAGCGTCCAGTACCAGAACGCCAACAACTCGGTCCGCGTCAGCGACGAGTTCATGCGCGCGGTCGACGGCGGCAAGGAGTTCGGCCTGCGCGGGCGCCTCGACAACAAGGTCATCGAGACCGTCGACGCCAAGACGCTGTTCACCAAGATGGCCAAGGCCGCCTGGGAGTGCGCCGACCCCGGCATCCAGTACGACGACACCATCAACGACTGGCACACCAACCCCGAGACGGGCCGCATCACCGCGTCCAACCCGTGCTCGGAGTACATGAGCCTCGACAACTCCTCCTGCAACCTCGCCTCGCTGAACCTCATGACGTTCCTGCGCGAGGACGGGACCTTCATGGCCAAGGAGTTCGCGAAGTCCGTCGAGCTCATCATCACCGCGATGGACATCTCCATCTGCTTCGCCGACTTCCCGACCGAGCCCATCGGTGACACGACCCGCGCCTACCGCCAGCTCGGCATCGGCTACGCCAACCTCGGCGCCCTGCTCATGGCCACCGGTCACGCCTACGACTCCGACGGTGGCCGCTCGCTCGCGGCGGCGATCACGTCGCTGATGACGGGCACGGCGTACAAGAGGTCGGCGGAGCTCGCAGCGATCGTCGGGCCGTACGACGGCTACGCCCGCAACGCCGACGCCCACAAGCGCGTGATGCGCAAGCACGCCGCGGCCAACGACAGCGTCCGCACGGTCGGCGCCGACGACGCGCGAGTCCTGCACGAGGCGACAAAGGCGTGGCAGGAGTGCCTGGCGCTCGGTGAGAAGAACGGCTACCGCAACGCGCAGGCGTCGGTCATCGCGCCCACCGGCACGATCGGTCTGATGATGGACTGCGACACCACCGGGCTCGAGCCGGACCTCGCCCTGGTGAAGTTCAAGAAGCTCGTCGGTGGCGCCTCGATGCAGATCGTCAACCAGACGGTCCCGCGCGCGCTGCGTGCCCTGGGCTACCAGGAGGAGTCGATCGAGGCGATCGTCGAGCACATCGCCGAGCACGGCCACGTCATCGACGCCCCCGGCTTGCGCCAGGAGCACTACGAGGTCTTCGACTGCGCGATGGGCGTGCGCTCGATCTCCCCGATGGGCCACGTCAAGCTGATGGCCGCGATCCAGCCCTTCGTCTCGGGCGCGCTGTCCAAGACGGTCAACCTGCCTGCCGAGGCGACGATCGAGGACGTCGAGGAGGTCTACTTCCAGGGCTGGAAGATGGGTCTCAAGGCGCTCGCGATCTACCGCAACAACTCCAAGGTCGGCCAGCCGCTGCAGGACAAGAAGGGCTCCGAGGCCACTGGTAATTCGGCAGAGGACGATGTCCTCGTGGCCACCCGACCGACCCGCAAGCGCCTGCCGAAGAAGCGCCGCTCGCAGACGATCTCGTTCTCCGTCGCCGGGGCCGAGGGCTACATGACGGCCGGCGAGTACGAGGACGGCCAGGTCGGCGAGGTCTTCATCAAGATGAGCAAGCAGGGCTCGACCCTCGCCGGGGTTATGGACGCCTTCTCGGTGTCGATCTCGATCGGCCTGCAGTACGGCGTGCCGCTGCGCGCGTTCGTCACGAAGTTCACCAACATGCGCTTCGACCCGGCCGGCATGACCGACGACCCCGACGTGCGGATCGCGCAGTCCGTCATGGACTACCTCTTCCGCCGCCTGGCCCTGGACTACCTCCCCTACGACGACCGCGCCGAGCTCGGCATCTTCACCGCCGAGGAGCGCGCCGCCACGGTGGCCGCGTCCTACGGCTCGGCGCCCGCCGTCGCGGACGAGGACGTCGACGTCGAGGGCCTGGCCCAGTCGGTGCCCGTCGAGACCCCCCGCGCTGTCGCTCCGGTGGCGTCGGTCGGCTCGTCGACGGAGCTCATGGAGGCCCAGCAGGGCATCGGCGCCGACGCGCCGCTCTGCATGACCTGCGGCGTCAAGATGCGCCCGGCCGGCTCCTGCTACGTCTGCGAGTCCTGCGGCTCCACCAGCGGCTGCAGCTAG
- a CDS encoding nitroreductase family protein, whose product MTPEQLQTAMEAAIHAPSLHNSQPWHFSLDGEGALLVHADRRRQLTAQDADGRELAISCGAAAAHARTALRGEGHAVRLTIRPDPYDLDLLARIQVIGIAWPSHEEQRRADALALRRTDRTPFADAPLPDSLVEELCSAAEVDGAWVRVLDRDDEVELAVLLSAADALQRLDLAVQEDLRRWTREGIGRPDGVPSDQHHRPGSPVVLRDFGPHLPHADAASGAVPGAVTDPPHAEHPVLLVVGTDGDTAADWVRAGVALSDLWLAATARGVVASPLSQVIEVPATRARLGAALRVLGRPQVVLRAGWPQGLGSPPTGRRAAHLVEPPSAG is encoded by the coding sequence ATGACGCCCGAGCAGCTGCAGACCGCGATGGAGGCGGCCATCCACGCGCCGTCCCTGCACAACTCCCAGCCGTGGCACTTCTCGCTCGACGGTGAGGGCGCGCTGCTCGTGCACGCCGACAGGCGGCGTCAGCTGACCGCCCAGGACGCGGACGGGCGCGAGCTGGCCATCAGCTGCGGCGCGGCCGCCGCGCACGCCCGGACGGCTCTGCGCGGCGAGGGCCACGCGGTGCGGTTGACCATCCGCCCCGATCCCTACGACCTCGACCTGCTGGCGCGCATCCAGGTGATCGGGATCGCCTGGCCGTCGCACGAGGAGCAGCGGCGCGCCGACGCGCTCGCGCTGCGGCGGACCGACCGCACGCCGTTCGCGGACGCACCTCTGCCGGACTCGCTCGTCGAGGAGCTGTGCTCGGCCGCCGAGGTCGACGGGGCCTGGGTGCGGGTGCTCGACCGCGACGACGAGGTGGAGCTCGCGGTGCTGCTGTCCGCGGCCGACGCCCTGCAGCGGCTGGACCTGGCCGTGCAGGAGGACCTGCGGCGCTGGACGCGCGAGGGCATCGGCAGGCCCGACGGTGTGCCGTCGGACCAGCACCACAGGCCTGGCTCGCCGGTCGTGCTGCGCGACTTCGGGCCGCACCTGCCGCACGCCGACGCTGCCTCGGGGGCCGTCCCAGGGGCCGTCACGGACCCGCCGCACGCGGAGCACCCGGTGCTGCTCGTCGTCGGCACCGACGGGGACACCGCGGCCGACTGGGTGCGGGCGGGCGTGGCCCTGTCGGACCTGTGGCTGGCCGCGACGGCCCGCGGCGTCGTGGCCTCACCGCTGAGCCAGGTGATCGAGGTCCCCGCGACGCGGGCCCGGCTGGGCGCCGCGCTGCGCGTCCTCGGTCGTCCTCAGGTGGTGCTGCGCGCCGGCTGGCCGCAGGGCCTCGGGTCGCCGCCCACCGGCAGGCGCGCGGCGCACCTGGTCGAGCCTCCGTCAGCCGGCTGA
- a CDS encoding ATP-binding protein: MEHDAARGYAREGGDQPLTSPLDAPHVLHLDAVPTSVPEARRFVLAALDETSAAHRREDVELAATELVTNAVLHGREPISLTVRLVDGGVCIAVRDGSALSPAFSMLDPTAVTGRGLLLVSAVADRWGVDPDGEGKVVWFVVGAESSEQDDDPDEATRLLLSWGDELDMDPAEEVVRAVLTDLDTAAAAASEAHTEGVLRELTLIAANADNPQRGVAGRLLEEALPLDQLRSDVRRQVAAAVRQGRTTVDVTVTVRREHAEQVRDFMHALDEADRLGSAGELLMPRATDAVTDTRRAFLRRLLDQLRS, translated from the coding sequence ATGGAGCACGACGCCGCGCGCGGCTACGCGCGCGAGGGCGGGGACCAGCCGCTGACATCCCCCCTTGACGCACCGCATGTCCTGCACCTGGACGCCGTGCCCACCTCGGTCCCCGAGGCCCGCCGGTTCGTGCTCGCCGCACTGGACGAGACGAGCGCCGCGCACCGCCGCGAGGACGTCGAGCTCGCCGCGACCGAGCTCGTCACGAACGCCGTGCTCCACGGCCGCGAGCCCATCTCCTTGACCGTGCGGCTCGTCGACGGGGGCGTGTGCATCGCGGTCCGCGACGGCAGTGCGCTCAGCCCCGCCTTCAGCATGCTGGACCCCACCGCCGTCACCGGCCGCGGTCTGCTCCTCGTGTCCGCCGTGGCGGACCGCTGGGGCGTCGACCCCGACGGCGAGGGCAAGGTCGTGTGGTTCGTCGTGGGCGCCGAGAGCTCCGAGCAGGACGACGACCCCGACGAGGCGACCCGGCTGCTGCTGTCGTGGGGCGACGAGCTGGACATGGACCCCGCCGAGGAGGTCGTGCGCGCCGTCCTCACCGATCTCGACACCGCTGCTGCCGCCGCGAGCGAGGCCCACACCGAGGGAGTGCTCCGCGAGCTCACCCTGATCGCGGCCAACGCCGACAACCCGCAGCGCGGCGTCGCCGGTCGACTGCTCGAGGAAGCGCTCCCGCTCGACCAGCTGCGCAGCGACGTCCGCCGCCAGGTCGCCGCCGCTGTGCGCCAGGGCCGCACCACCGTCGACGTGACGGTCACGGTCCGCCGCGAGCACGCCGAGCAAGTCCGCGACTTCATGCACGCCCTCGACGAGGCCGACCGGCTCGGCTCGGCCGGCGAGCTGCTCATGCCGCGCGCCACCGATGCCGTGACCGACACCCGCCGCGCCTTCCTGCGCCGCCTGCTCGACCAGCTGAGGTCCTAG